The following DNA comes from Ascaphus truei isolate aAscTru1 chromosome 1, aAscTru1.hap1, whole genome shotgun sequence.
AATATACAACAACATACAGcatagccaaaaaaaaaaaaaaaaaccctagctACTTTCTGATAAAATTTAGTGCATGAAAAGGAATCTTGGACAAGGTTCAACAGTAACACAGATTTCCTTTTTCTTGCAGAGCACAAAGTAGTGTAAATTGTTACACCATAGCTATTGTACCTATGAACATCATGGGACCACAGAAAGCTttacttcagaaaatgaatggtgagttctgtcatgcagaaaaacaGGCCAGAGAAAATGCTTGTTCAGCAGGAGTCATATCGCTGTGAATTTCACAGCCACATAATTAGTAACAGGGTTAAGTGGGTTTACAATGACAAACTATTTTCTTTTTGCATAAATACCAATATTCCCTGATGTGGTTAAGCAAGTCTGCATCCTAAAACAAATTGGTACAGCTACAGTAAAATAGGAGGATCTGTAGCATTCATTATTGTAAAATGAGAAAATGAGTGATCAGGAACAATATCAGATAATAATTAATGTAAAAAGTCCTTGCTTTGTCATTACCCAAACAGTTATGTCTGTGTTCTATCGATCAgcggaaaacattttttttattacagcttCTTGAACAACCTTCACCAAAAATCAATAGTATTTACAAACAATATACATGACAGCTGCAAATAATACATCAGAATTTCATTTACATTCTGTCATAAGTCCTTTCAAACAGAAGTCACCAGGTAAGAGCCAGAATGTCTTCTGGGGCTTTGAGATCCACTAGAGTCTGTAGTTTCAGTTTTTGATTCTGGTTTCTTTGTACTGGAAGCAACTGGCGTTGGTATTAGTGATGGTCGCGATGTGCTTTCTGTGCCGCTTTTCCTGGGACTCGGATTGTAGTTAAATGGAGTGACTCTTGCTGCAACAGTCCCACTTGGCGAGCTGTGTTTGCTTGAGCCGCTCGAGCTAAATGGTGTACGCTCCGCAACAGAATTCTCATTGGTCTCTTGCCCTGCAGGCTGGTTGTTTATTACAGGCTTTGTGTCCGTTCCCTTTGTGTCCAAACCATCCAATTTAATGAATGATTTTTGTCTGTTTTCCAGAACAAGTGTATTTCCATTTCCAGAAGGGTGCCTTCCTTGGCATTCCTTTACTGCCTCATCCTTCCTCCCCTGCTCTGAAACAACATTGTCAAAAACTGGGAGAGTATTCCCAGTAGGTGATCTTCCTGATCTTGGGTTATTAATTGGGCAGTCCTCAATTCTTACCCATACATCCTCAGTTTTAGAGACAGCTGGTGCCATCTGATATACTAAAGTCTTGGATTCTATGCTGCTGTTAGACTCTGCAAGTGTGTTTGATGATTCATTACTTGCTGTCTCAATAATTTCATTTTCTTTAATTTTTCTCCAAGTCCCCTTTGAAGAAGGTGGGCAGTCTGTATTAGGTTTGGGTCCTGCAAAAGAAAACACCTGCTGCTTTTCATCTTCACTTTTAGCTTTCTCACTGGATTCAGAAGACGCAGATAGAATGGAAGAGGAGCTTCCAGTTCTTCTCCAAGTACTAACACGAGGAAGAGATGACGAATGCTTACTGTGCTCACGTTTCCAGGTACCCGACCGTGTGATTGGAGGCCTGGATGGGGACTCTGAAAGGGAACGAGTTATGTCATGACGCTTTTCAGACCTCCCATCATGCTCTAGGGGAGGATTCAGGTTGGGAGGCATTTTGCGCCATCCACCAGCTTGAATGGAATGAGTTGATACACACATATCAGGAAGGGATGGACTTAAAACTGGTGTCTGGGTTTGAGACCGTGTTGGGGAATCTGCTCTAGAAGATGAAGACAAAGACTCAAATGATGCAGATTCTTCCAACTTCCTTCTTAGTGTTGGACTAGGCGCTTCCTTGATAAATGTTGATTGACGAACTAAAGCAGGTCTCTCAGATCTATCAGATTCACTTCCACTGGATTTTGTTGAAGACATTCTAGAGAGTTCAACTTTTTTGTTTGATCCAGTGCTATTTAGACTTTGGTTTAAACCTTTTGAAGCCGACTCACTTCTTGGAATACTGCTGCATGTTTTGGGTACACCTGTTTGCTTGGACATATTCTGTTGGCTCAGCTGCCTTCCTGGGGATGTATAGGACATTCTTCCAGAGCCAGAAGACTTAGTGGATGCTGTGCTAGGGGATGATGTTCTTGGCAATGGCGAAAGTTTGTTTGGATGACTTATTCCATTTCTGCCAGGTGAAATTGAGCTCCGACCAGGAGATTGCATAGGTCTACTTAATGGCTTCTGGGAAGGCCTTGAAGGAGTAGAGTCTCTTGATCCTGATCTGGAAGGTACTTTACTTGATCCTCCTAGTGTAGATGTCTGTCTGTTACTATAGCATGTCTCAGATTTGAAAGGTTTTGGTCCCCTTGGCGAGCTAGTGGAATTCTGGCTTTCATTCGACGTTTTGGATGGTGTATTTTTCAGAGCAGGCCCATTTTTTGAAACAGGGCTTGTGCTTGGAGAACTGGCACGGACTCCAGGAATATGAATCATTGTCCTACCACGAGAGATTGATGGCGTACTGGTCTGTACTGACTGCTTAGAGTGACTTGAAAAGTCTGAGTTGGATCGGGATTTACCTGTAATTATACTTTTATATACCTTTTTTCCTCCTTTGAGGGCTTTAGGTTCTTCCTCTATTTTCTTATTTTCCATTAAACTTTTCTCTCCAGGCTTCAAAATCTTAGGTCCTTTGTTGCTAGTTATGGGCTTCTCTTCTTTGTCTGGTGTAAGATGGAATGGTGAACCCAATGAAATTCCAGATTTTAATGAGAGAATTGAATCGGAGTCTGAAGATCCTTGCCGAGACAATGAAACAGCAGCAGCTGCTTGATGTAAACGACTAACAATCGAATTTGCACCCTCCTGAATAGCTTTCCAGTCAAAGTTTTCAGAGTCAGGAGAAAAAGCATTTTCAGAATCAGGGCTCTGTATCTCTCTCAAATCCAGAGTAAGATCAGGCTTCTCGGAAAGTATGCCACCACTGCTATTTGAGAGACTCTTTTCACTTTCCCCTTTAGGTTTCGAAGGCTTTTTTTTCTTGGGCAATGCAGAACTTATGCATTCCTGCAACAGATCATCTTCAGAGTCAATGCTCAAGGAACTCAGCGAACTGTTCCTAGAAAAACAAACGGGTGTATCCTCGACATGAAATGACTTGGGTGCATACCCTGAAGTTTGAGGTCTGCGCAATGCCATCTGTGAGTCGGAAGGTACGGTTTGTTTTGCAGGCTCCCTTTCTTTGTTATTATTTTCTTGATCAATGTCGCTTAAGGAGCTCAAGGATGAATTGCGGGAAAAACAAACTGGTGTGTTTTCAATTGCAAAATTCTGCATTTTCTCATCTGTAGCTCCTCCTCTTTCAGGAACCTCTTTTGATGCAGGAGGAAAAGAAGCCTGTTTCTGTAGTAATGGTTTAGGTTGACTTTTGCCTGTTGGATTCTTTAGACCAAGCTGCACTCTACCAGTGGCTGGTTGGTTTGATGCAACATGTTGATTATTCCTATTTACCCTTGCATCAGTCTCTTTGGTTTCCTTTTCTTTTCTCAACTCTGCTTTTTCTCTGGAAAGGTCAATATCATCATCCTCAAAGTCTAGTGAACTGAGTGAATCATTCCTTGAGAAACAGTATGGTGTCCCCTCAATTGGTGTATAATGGTGGGGAGAATCAAATGCAAAGCTTCCTTTTGCTCGTTCTTCATTGTTTGGAAGTTTATCATTCACTTCTCTTGGGTTGTTCTTCACATTTTTTCGTGCATCACAGAAAGATTTTTCACTGCTTTGATTAATTTTCAGCTCAGTGCTTTTCTTTGAACGACCTCTATATTCATTTGTTTGTGGCATAGGTTTCACTGGTGATGTTGGCTTTTTCTTCTCACCTTCTTGTTGATTTCTGTTATTTGAAGACGTACCAGTAGATGCATGCTGAATCTGATCCATTATCTTTTTGACTCTAAATGGTTTGTGACTTTTCCCTTTGGGCATTGCCGAATGTATGCACTCTGCAAGAATGTCACCTTCCTCCGTTTTATCGTCATCCAGTCCGGATGCTAGGGGGTTTGAACTTTTACCTGTTTCTGTGTCATCTGTACTTCTGCCCTCTGTGGGAATTGTGTCTCTCTTTTCAAAGTCCGTTAACGCTGGAACGGTATTGGGTTTATCATTATTTGACAATTCATTTGGTGGTGATTCTATTGTGAGATCACTTAGAGATGTTGCAGTGGAAAAATTTATTGGAGTGCCTTCAACGCAGTACACTCTAGGCATGTCATCTGCATGTGGGAAGCTAACATGCTTTTGAGCCTGATGTCTGTTTTGAGTGGGAAGAAGTTTATACACTGGAAGCTGGCTCGGTTTCCTTGCCACTGGTGGAGCTATTTTTGAAGCGCTTGGTTGGGAAGCTTTCTTGTTTTTTCGGGAAGATTTTGTAGGCATAGCGGAAATGATACATTCTTCTAAGATGTCAATATCATCATCTGTATCATCCAGTAAATCTTTTTCTGGCTCTGAATTTTTCTCTTCCTTTTTCACTTGATGGTCAACGGACTCCTTGGACTTGTCTGGCTCAGCTTCATTTCCATGGTCAATTTCAAGCACAGGGGGCATCATTTTTAGTTCGATATCTTTCTGAATATATGGTTCATCAAGGCTGAGAGCACTGAGACTTGATGCACATGAAAAGCCATCTGGTGTACTCTCCGTAGCAAAATGCAATAAGGTATCAGTCTCCTGAAGCACTTGGActctttgaactgctgcatgtACTGCCGTTTGCTTTGTGACAGATTCCCTTTCATCATCCCCGGTTACTTTAGGTTTACTTGCATCTCTCTTTAATTGTACTGCCTGAGGAGGAGGAGTTTTATTTCTACTTGGTGGCATAGTTTGCCCAGGGCTATCGGGAAGATCACTAGGACTAATAATACCACTAACCATTCCACTGCACGGCTCACTCTGCACAGAGCTAGCTATTGAATGACTCTCAAAACTATCTAATGAGCTTACAGAAGTACATCTGCTAAACATTAAGGGTGTTTCCTGGACATAATGTTCTGGTGGGCTTTTAGGTGTCTGGGCACCACTTTTTGAGGGCGATTTGGCACCTGAAGAAAATTCCACAGATTTCTGTCTAGATGAATCTGAAGGAGATAAATTTGAAGCTGGTAGTCTACTTGTTTTTGTCCTTATATGATTTGATGATCGAGGTTCATTCACTGCACCTTCTTTTGATACTGCACCTCTGCCGTCTTTCAGTTCTGTTATTTGAAGATTGTTACTAACATCTGCTCCCCGCGTACCTCTTTCACGTCCTTCTATTTCATCTTCAGCAGATGACAAAGAGGACAATGAGCTACATCTTGAAAAACATATCGGCGTGTCTTCAACACAATATGTCTGCATCGTTTCTTGGTTAATGGAAGAGGGCTTGCTTGAAATCTGTTTTTGCCTATTTTGTTCAGTTCTTGTTTTAGCAGAGCTTGGATGAAGCTCGTTCTGTCTGTTAGTGTTTACTGAAGGGGTTGTAGTATTACAACTGCTGGCAGAGACATGATCTTTTTTAGGTCTTTGTTTAGAGGAGTtcttagagaaagaaaaggatGGTTTCTGCGCGGGTTGAGCAATATCTGTAGGGTACTTTCGACTATAATCAATTGGCTGATCCACATGGTGCTCCTCCAGGTTGTAAGTTGTAATATTGTAATTTGTTTGCCTAACATCGTCATCCTCATGTTGTTCCTCCTCAGAGTAACGTTCGCTAAAATTAGTTGGCTTATCAACATCATAATCTTCAACCTGACAGAGAGGTTTGTTAGGTTTCTGATTCATTCCAAGACCAGAGCTCCCTCTATTTTGGTCTGCTTTGTTACCTCCCTTTGATCTATAAGGTGATACACATTCTGGCTGTGCAAAGTGAGGCTGCAGTTTTTTGTGCTTTTCCTCGTTATTTTCAGAGAATGCAGGATAGTGTGCTTTGGGATTTCTTGGCGGCCTCTgttcattttgttttatttcattGTCTATTATGTGCTTGGGTCTTGCCCACCTTTCATTCTGTGTTGGGCTTTGTCTGCCAGAATTCAACTGCTCATCTGAATATTTCAGACTATAATTTATTGGAGTGTCTAGCTCTGTATCGTTATCATCCATGTGATTAGCGCTGTGTATTTTGTGTGCTAGATCTGCAGGATATTGTCCATAACTGCAAAATTTACTTTCATCGTCTTCCGAGTATGACTCAACCGATGGTTTCACTTGGCCACGTTTTCCATACCCATCAGTACTACTGACACTGTTTAAACTATCGTTTGATGCTCGTTTGTACTCCATTTTCGTATACGAGACTGGACACCCCCTGCTGGAATTGTCTCCTTTACTGAAATTGTATGGATTTGAATGGGGATGGTTAGTGGAAGCCTTTCTCTGTGAAGTTCTTTCATCTGAGACACAGTGCATTTCTGGAGTAGATCCAGAACTTCTCTCATCTTGGGCAATGTGCATGCTTGATACCTCATCCATAACTTTAGTGATCTGAGCAGTAGTTGACAACTGTATACCAATTCGCTTGGATGAGTTTACCGCATTGTCAGCTGTAGAGTGGTAACTGTTAAGTCCTGCTGTCCTCTCTCTGTCTAAATTCCTGTCTTTTTCTGGTCTGTTGCTCTCTACAGTTGGTTTAGCAGAAGAGGAACCAGGTAAAACAGTAGCATTTATATATGGTGAAAGAACAGTTAAGTTACCAGGACTGAAACTATCTGAGCGGCAATTCGTATCATCGTGCCGACTGGAGTCCAAAACATACTCGCTGTACAAGTTTTGCTTATGTCTCTGCTTATTGCGATGAGATGTTTTGGGGCTTAAGTTATCGATGTTGTCGAACGTCTCAGACAGATGTTGCGCATCTAGCTCTGCTTCTAATGCTTTCTGCTTCCGAACATGAAGAGATGGCACACTTGAACCAGGGGACATAATATTGGCATCTTTATACTTTGCAGGTCTGTTTGCCATTAAGTTTCTTAAAGCTGCAGCACTGCCCATAGCTATCATCTTGTGCTTGGAATGGATCAGGTTCTTGAGCATGCTAACAGCACCCATATCCCAAAGAGCTTCTTGATCTTTTGCATTCCGTGCAGATAAATTCCACAAGGTCCCACAGGCATTGCTGACTATAGTCAAGCTGTGCGATTTCAAGTGCTGTAACAAGGTTTGCAAGCAGTTGTTCTCTCTCAAGATTTGCCTGTAATTAAAAATAGAAACAAACAAATTAGAAATTTGTCATACAAAGTACTGCGATGTCCACAGAAATACATTCTTTGGTCTGGTTAGGATATCAACGCAATGCCCAAACATACATTTGTTCTACCTGGGATGGACATTGGGAGTGAGGGCGGCGGGGAGTCATTTAGTACATCAACTATGCAAATATATTTATACCCGTACATGAGATTTCAGATTTGCACAATAAATGGGAAATACTTAACCACGAGGAGAAATTGAGGTTGTTTTGACATGTGATCACTTTTGCACCAAACCAAGGTTTAATTAAATATGTACATGAAATCAATCTATCTGTATATGAGGCGAAGGATATCTGCACAtctctctgtgataggctgaacagcctgtcactcacccagggacagccAGTGGGGCTGCACATtcctccccctctgtgatagactgaggggcctctcactcacccaggaaacactgggggagtgtggggacgggacggagggggaggaagagatgaCGTGTGGATGTCCTAATAGAAgtaatctatatatctatataaaaggCTAAGATGCCAGCAACTCATGATGATGTCACATGCAGATATAAAAGGCTACTTAAAGAGAGGAGCAAGGAGGGGCGGAGACGGAGACACAGCAAGGAGGGGCGGAGACGGAgacacagcaaggaggggaggagacggagacacagcaaggaggggaggagacggagacacagcaaggaggggaggagacggagaCACAGCAAGGAGGGGCGGAGACGGAgacacagcaaggaggggaggagacggagacacagcaaggaggggaggagacggagacacagcaaggaggggaggagacggagacacagcaaggaggggaggagacggagacacagcaaggaggggagaaggagacagcaaggaggggaggagaaggagacagcaaggaggggaggagagacagagggatgactaggaggagggaatggagggcAGTGTGCATATGGGGCAGGAAGGAGTgcaaagaggggaggagagacaacaaggtgaggaggagcaaacagagacagcaaggagaggagaaagatgagtaggagaggagggtaGTGTGCACAGAGGGCAGACAGTATGGCAGGGAGTGaaaagagaagggaggagagagtgcaaagaggagcagggcattatg
Coding sequences within:
- the APC gene encoding adenomatous polyposis coli protein isoform X3 — protein: MHLDGSNFPGVKLRPKMSLRSYGSREGSVSGRSGESSPVPMGSFQRRGFVNGSRESTGYMEELEKERSLLIAELEKEEKEKDWYYAQLQNLTKRIDSLPLTENFSLQTDMTRRQLEFEARQIRAAMEEQLGTCQDMEKRAQARVARIQQIEKDIFRIRQLLQSQAAEAERTPQSKHDAGSRDAEKQTDGQGTSDIGMGTAANGQGSATRVDHETASVMSSNSTYSVPRRLTSHLGTKVEMVYSLLSMLGTHDKDDMSRTLLAMSSSQDSCIAMRQSGCLPLLIQLLHGNDKDSVLLGNSRGSKEARARASAALHNIIHSQPDDKRGRREIRVLHLLEQIRAYCETCWEWQEAHEQGMDQDKNPMPAPVEHQICPAVCVLMKLSFDEEHRHAMNELGGLQAIAELLQVDCEMYGLINDHYSVTLRRYAGMALTNLTFGDVANKATLCSMKGCMRALVAQLKSESEDLQQVIASVLRNLSWRADVNSKKTLREVGSVKALMECSLEVKKESTLKSVLSALWNLSAHCTENKADICSVDGALAFLVGTLTYRSQTNTLAIIESGGGILRNVSSLIATNEDHRQILRENNCLQTLLQHLKSHSLTIVSNACGTLWNLSARNAKDQEALWDMGAVSMLKNLIHSKHKMIAMGSAAALRNLMANRPAKYKDANIMSPGSSVPSLHVRKQKALEAELDAQHLSETFDNIDNLSPKTSHRNKQRHKQNLYSEYVLDSSRHDDTNCRSDSFSPGNLTVLSPYINATVLPGSSSAKPTVESNRPEKDRNLDRERTAGLNSYHSTADNAVNSSKRIGIQLSTTAQITKVMDEVSSMHIAQDERSSGSTPEMHCVSDERTSQRKASTNHPHSNPYNFSKGDNSSRGCPVSYTKMEYKRASNDSLNSVSSTDGYGKRGQVKPSVESYSEDDESKFCSYGQYPADLAHKIHSANHMDDNDTELDTPINYSLKYSDEQLNSGRQSPTQNERWARPKHIIDNEIKQNEQRPPRNPKAHYPAFSENNEEKHKKLQPHFAQPECVSPYRSKGGNKADQNRGSSGLGMNQKPNKPLCQVEDYDVDKPTNFSERYSEEEQHEDDDVRQTNYNITTYNLEEHHVDQPIDYSRKYPTDIAQPAQKPSFSFSKNSSKQRPKKDHVSASSCNTTTPSVNTNRQNELHPSSAKTRTEQNRQKQISSKPSSINQETMQTYCVEDTPICFSRCSSLSSLSSAEDEIEGRERGTRGADVSNNLQITELKDGRGAVSKEGAVNEPRSSNHIRTKTSRLPASNLSPSDSSRQKSVEFSSGAKSPSKSGAQTPKSPPEHYVQETPLMFSRCTSVSSLDSFESHSIASSVQSEPCSGMVSGIISPSDLPDSPGQTMPPSRNKTPPPQAVQLKRDASKPKVTGDDERESVTKQTAVHAAVQRVQVLQETDTLLHFATESTPDGFSCASSLSALSLDEPYIQKDIELKMMPPVLEIDHGNEAEPDKSKESVDHQVKKEEKNSEPEKDLLDDTDDDIDILEECIISAMPTKSSRKNKKASQPSASKIAPPVARKPSQLPVYKLLPTQNRHQAQKHVSFPHADDMPRVYCVEGTPINFSTATSLSDLTIESPPNELSNNDKPNTVPALTDFEKRDTIPTEGRSTDDTETGKSSNPLASGLDDDKTEEGDILAECIHSAMPKGKSHKPFRVKKIMDQIQHASTGTSSNNRNQQEGEKKKPTSPVKPMPQTNEYRGRSKKSTELKINQSSEKSFCDARKNVKNNPREVNDKLPNNEERAKGSFAFDSPHHYTPIEGTPYCFSRNDSLSSLDFEDDDIDLSREKAELRKEKETKETDARVNRNNQHVASNQPATGRVQLGLKNPTGKSQPKPLLQKQASFPPASKEVPERGGATDEKMQNFAIENTPVCFSRNSSLSSLSDIDQENNNKEREPAKQTVPSDSQMALRRPQTSGYAPKSFHVEDTPVCFSRNSSLSSLSIDSEDDLLQECISSALPKKKKPSKPKGESEKSLSNSSGGILSEKPDLTLDLREIQSPDSENAFSPDSENFDWKAIQEGANSIVSRLHQAAAAVSLSRQGSSDSDSILSLKSGISLGSPFHLTPDKEEKPITSNKGPKILKPGEKSLMENKKIEEEPKALKGGKKVYKSIITGKSRSNSDFSSHSKQSVQTSTPSISRGRTMIHIPGVRASSPSTSPVSKNGPALKNTPSKTSNESQNSTSSPRGPKPFKSETCYSNRQTSTLGGSSKVPSRSGSRDSTPSRPSQKPLSRPMQSPGRSSISPGRNGISHPNKLSPLPRTSSPSTASTKSSGSGRMSYTSPGRQLSQQNMSKQTGVPKTCSSIPRSESASKGLNQSLNSTGSNKKVELSRMSSTKSSGSESDRSERPALVRQSTFIKEAPSPTLRRKLEESASFESLSSSSRADSPTRSQTQTPVLSPSLPDMCVSTHSIQAGGWRKMPPNLNPPLEHDGRSEKRHDITRSLSESPSRPPITRSGTWKREHSKHSSSLPRVSTWRRTGSSSSILSASSESSEKAKSEDEKQQVFSFAGPKPNTDCPPSSKGTWRKIKENEIIETASNESSNTLAESNSSIESKTLVYQMAPAVSKTEDVWVRIEDCPINNPRSGRSPTGNTLPVFDNVVSEQGRKDEAVKECQGRHPSGNGNTLVLENRQKSFIKLDGLDTKGTDTKPVINNQPAGQETNENSVAERTPFSSSGSSKHSSPSGTVAARVTPFNYNPSPRKSGTESTSRPSLIPTPVASSTKKPESKTETTDSSGSQSPRRHSGSYLVTSV
- the APC gene encoding adenomatous polyposis coli protein isoform X1; its protein translation is MAAASYDQLLKQVEALKMENTNLRQELEDNSTHLTKLETEASNMKEVLKQLQGSIEDEAMASSGQIDLLERLKDMHLDGSNFPGVKLRPKMSLRSYGSREGSVSGRSGESSPVPMGSFQRRGFVNGSRESTGYMEELEKERSLLIAELEKEEKEKDWYYAQLQNLTKRIDSLPLTENFSLQTDMTRRQLEFEARQIRAAMEEQLGTCQDMEKRAQARVARIQQIEKDIFRIRQLLQSQAAEAERTPQSKHDAGSRDAEKQTDGQGTSDIGMGTAANGQGSATRVDHETASVMSSNSTYSVPRRLTSHLGTKVEMVYSLLSMLGTHDKDDMSRTLLAMSSSQDSCIAMRQSGCLPLLIQLLHGNDKDSVLLGNSRGSKEARARASAALHNIIHSQPDDKRGRREIRVLHLLEQIRAYCETCWEWQEAHEQGMDQDKNPMPAPVEHQICPAVCVLMKLSFDEEHRHAMNELGGLQAIAELLQVDCEMYGLINDHYSVTLRRYAGMALTNLTFGDVANKATLCSMKGCMRALVAQLKSESEDLQQVIASVLRNLSWRADVNSKKTLREVGSVKALMECSLEVKKESTLKSVLSALWNLSAHCTENKADICSVDGALAFLVGTLTYRSQTNTLAIIESGGGILRNVSSLIATNEDHRQILRENNCLQTLLQHLKSHSLTIVSNACGTLWNLSARNAKDQEALWDMGAVSMLKNLIHSKHKMIAMGSAAALRNLMANRPAKYKDANIMSPGSSVPSLHVRKQKALEAELDAQHLSETFDNIDNLSPKTSHRNKQRHKQNLYSEYVLDSSRHDDTNCRSDSFSPGNLTVLSPYINATVLPGSSSAKPTVESNRPEKDRNLDRERTAGLNSYHSTADNAVNSSKRIGIQLSTTAQITKVMDEVSSMHIAQDERSSGSTPEMHCVSDERTSQRKASTNHPHSNPYNFSKGDNSSRGCPVSYTKMEYKRASNDSLNSVSSTDGYGKRGQVKPSVESYSEDDESKFCSYGQYPADLAHKIHSANHMDDNDTELDTPINYSLKYSDEQLNSGRQSPTQNERWARPKHIIDNEIKQNEQRPPRNPKAHYPAFSENNEEKHKKLQPHFAQPECVSPYRSKGGNKADQNRGSSGLGMNQKPNKPLCQVEDYDVDKPTNFSERYSEEEQHEDDDVRQTNYNITTYNLEEHHVDQPIDYSRKYPTDIAQPAQKPSFSFSKNSSKQRPKKDHVSASSCNTTTPSVNTNRQNELHPSSAKTRTEQNRQKQISSKPSSINQETMQTYCVEDTPICFSRCSSLSSLSSAEDEIEGRERGTRGADVSNNLQITELKDGRGAVSKEGAVNEPRSSNHIRTKTSRLPASNLSPSDSSRQKSVEFSSGAKSPSKSGAQTPKSPPEHYVQETPLMFSRCTSVSSLDSFESHSIASSVQSEPCSGMVSGIISPSDLPDSPGQTMPPSRNKTPPPQAVQLKRDASKPKVTGDDERESVTKQTAVHAAVQRVQVLQETDTLLHFATESTPDGFSCASSLSALSLDEPYIQKDIELKMMPPVLEIDHGNEAEPDKSKESVDHQVKKEEKNSEPEKDLLDDTDDDIDILEECIISAMPTKSSRKNKKASQPSASKIAPPVARKPSQLPVYKLLPTQNRHQAQKHVSFPHADDMPRVYCVEGTPINFSTATSLSDLTIESPPNELSNNDKPNTVPALTDFEKRDTIPTEGRSTDDTETGKSSNPLASGLDDDKTEEGDILAECIHSAMPKGKSHKPFRVKKIMDQIQHASTGTSSNNRNQQEGEKKKPTSPVKPMPQTNEYRGRSKKSTELKINQSSEKSFCDARKNVKNNPREVNDKLPNNEERAKGSFAFDSPHHYTPIEGTPYCFSRNDSLSSLDFEDDDIDLSREKAELRKEKETKETDARVNRNNQHVASNQPATGRVQLGLKNPTGKSQPKPLLQKQASFPPASKEVPERGGATDEKMQNFAIENTPVCFSRNSSLSSLSDIDQENNNKEREPAKQTVPSDSQMALRRPQTSGYAPKSFHVEDTPVCFSRNSSLSSLSIDSEDDLLQECISSALPKKKKPSKPKGESEKSLSNSSGGILSEKPDLTLDLREIQSPDSENAFSPDSENFDWKAIQEGANSIVSRLHQAAAAVSLSRQGSSDSDSILSLKSGISLGSPFHLTPDKEEKPITSNKGPKILKPGEKSLMENKKIEEEPKALKGGKKVYKSIITGKSRSNSDFSSHSKQSVQTSTPSISRGRTMIHIPGVRASSPSTSPVSKNGPALKNTPSKTSNESQNSTSSPRGPKPFKSETCYSNRQTSTLGGSSKVPSRSGSRDSTPSRPSQKPLSRPMQSPGRSSISPGRNGISHPNKLSPLPRTSSPSTASTKSSGSGRMSYTSPGRQLSQQNMSKQTGVPKTCSSIPRSESASKGLNQSLNSTGSNKKVELSRMSSTKSSGSESDRSERPALVRQSTFIKEAPSPTLRRKLEESASFESLSSSSRADSPTRSQTQTPVLSPSLPDMCVSTHSIQAGGWRKMPPNLNPPLEHDGRSEKRHDITRSLSESPSRPPITRSGTWKREHSKHSSSLPRVSTWRRTGSSSSILSASSESSEKAKSEDEKQQVFSFAGPKPNTDCPPSSKGTWRKIKENEIIETASNESSNTLAESNSSIESKTLVYQMAPAVSKTEDVWVRIEDCPINNPRSGRSPTGNTLPVFDNVVSEQGRKDEAVKECQGRHPSGNGNTLVLENRQKSFIKLDGLDTKGTDTKPVINNQPAGQETNENSVAERTPFSSSGSSKHSSPSGTVAARVTPFNYNPSPRKSGTESTSRPSLIPTPVASSTKKPESKTETTDSSGSQSPRRHSGSYLVTSV